CACCTTGCTCCAGCGGTCGCCACAGCCCTCCGGCGGGGTGTAGGTGCTGGTGTACGGCGTGAAGTCGCGGAACTGCGCCTCGGCGAGGGTGACTTGGCAGGATGTGCCGGAGGGCTTGGGGACGGGCGGGGCGGCGGTCATGGGGTCGTGCCAGTCGGTGGTGCTGAACTCGGGCGGGGCGTCGGCGGATTGGGCGGGGGCCGCCGTGAGGAAGGTGCTCGCGAGGAGGGCCGCTCCGGCGAGCATGGACATGATGATCCGTCTCTTCATGGCCGGTGTTCTACGGGGAGTAGGGCGCCCTGCGCAATAAAAACCGTTTGCCTTCGGACACTCTGCGACGCGAACCTGTCACGGCTTGTTGCCACCCTCCCACCCTGTCCTCCCCCGTCCTCCACCCCTTCCGACCTGACACGAGCCACTGGGACGTCATGCAGATTCAAGACCTTCCGTATCCCGACCCCGGTGTGCCGGACGCACGCTCGGGTCCCCGATTCCTGCGGTGGCTCTTCCGGAATCAGCTGGGTGGGCAGCTGAAGTCGCTGGCCTGGGGCCTGCTGCACTTCGTGTCCGTCTCCGCGCTGCCGTTCTGTGTCGGACTCGCCATCCAGGCAGTCGTCGACCGCTCCGGCACCCGGCTGGCCCTCGCGGGCGGCCTGCTGGCGCTCGCCTGCGCCGGAAACGCGATCGGCGACACCTTCCTGCACCGCACCGCGGTCACCAACTGGATCACCGCCGCCGCCCGCGTCCAGCAGCTGCTGGCCCGCAAGGCCTCGGTGCTGGGCTCGGCGCTGACCCGGCGCGTCGCGGCCGGTGAGGTCGTGGCCGTCTCCACGGGTGACGTCGAGAAGATCGGCTGGTTCGTGGAGGCCGTGTCCCGGTTCACCGCCGCCGCGGTCACCGTCGTACTGGTCTGCGTCGCCCTGGTCCTCTACCAGCCCGCGCTCGGGGTGGTCGTCGCCGTCGGCCTGCCCGTCCTGGCGATCGCCGTGCTGCCGCTGCTGCCCCGCGCGACCAGGCGGGCGGACATCCAGCGCGAGAAGGCGGGGCGCGCCACCGAACTGGCCTCGGACACCGTCGCCGGACTGCGCGTCCTGCGCGGCATCGGCGGCGAGGAGCTGTTCCTCGACCGCTACCGCAGCGCCTCCCAGGAGGTACGCCACGCGGCCGTGCGCAGCGCCCGCATGTGGTCCCTGATCTCCGCGATCCAGGTGCTGCTGCCGGGGCTGCTGTTGATCGCGGTGGTCTGGTACGGCGTGCACCTGGCCCGCCAGGGCCGGATCACAGTAGGTGAACTGGTCACCGTCTACAGCTCGGTCATGGTCCTGACCCACCCCCTGCGGCACTTCGAGGAGATCGCGATGGCGTACTCCTTCTCGCGTCCGTCGGCCCGGCGGGCCGCGCGTGTCCTGTCGCTGGAGCGTGCCACGGACACGGGCGGATCGCGTGCCGCCGAGGTGCCGTCCGGAGACCTGTACGACCCGGCGACCGGTCTGCTGGCCCCCGTCGGCCGGTTCACCGCGGTGGTGTGCGGCGACCCGGACACGGCGGGGCGGCTGGCGGAACGGCTGGGCGGGCACCCCGCGGAGGAGAGCACCTCGGTGCTGCTCGGCGGCGTGCCGCTGGACGAGCTGCCGCTCGACTCGGCGCGAACGGCCGTCCTCGTCCAGGACAAGGACCCGGTGCTGCTGTCGGGCTCGCTGCGCGAACTGCTCGACGTTCCCGCGTCCGGTGACGTGGCCGCCGAGCGGGCACTGGCGGCGGCGCAGTGCGAGGACGTCCTCACCGCGCTCGTCCAGGGTTCACTCGACGCCCAGGATCCGCTGGACGCCCGGATCACCGAACGGGGGCGGTCCCTGTCCGGCGGCCAGCGGCAGCGGCTCGCGCTGGCCCGGTCGCTGCTGACGGACCCGGAAGTACTCGTCCTGGACGAACCGACCTCCGCCGTCGACTCGCACACCGAGGCACGGATCGCGACAGGCGTGAAGGAGTTGCGGGAGGGGCGCACGACCGTCGTGTTCACCTCCTCGCCGCTGCTCCTGGATCGCGCGGACCGGGTCGTGCTGGTGCACGAGGACGAGGTCACTGCGGTCGGCGTACACCGCGAACTCCTGATCAAGGAGCCCCGGTACCGGGCCGTCGTCACCCGCGAGACCGACGACGAGGCCGCCCTGAACGCCGTATGGGAAGAACTGGAAGAGATCGAGGAGACAGCATGATCGGCGTGGCGCCACCGGCCTACGACCCGGCGGCACCGACGACGGCGAACACCCTGCCCGTCGGCGCCACCACGACCGTACGCGCCTATGTGGCCGAACTCTTCCGCCGGCACCGCCCTGCCTTCCTGCTCCTCATCGGCGTCAACACGGTCGCGGTGCTCGCGTCGATGGCTGGCCCGTATCTGCTCGGCGGGCTCGTGGAGCGGGTGTCGGAGGGGGCGCGTGAACTCCATCTGGAGCTCACCGCCTCGCTGTTCATGATCGCGCTGGTCGTTCAGGCCGTGTTCGTACGGGAGGTGCGGCTGCGGGGCGCGATGCTCGGCGAGCGGATGCTGGCCGACCTGCGCGAGGACTTCCTCGTGCGGTCGGTCGGGCTGCCGCCGGGGGTCCTGGAACGTGCGGGGACCGGCGACCTGCTGTCCCGGATCACGACGGACATCGACCGGCTGGCCAACGCGATGCGCGAGGCCGTACCGCAGTTGGCGATCAGCGTGGTGTGGGCGGCGCTGCTGCTGGGCGGGCTCGTCGTCACGGCGCCGCCGCTCGCCGCCGCGGTGCTGCTCGCCGTGCCGTTGCTGGTGGTCGGCTGCCGCTGGTACTTCAAGCGCGCCCCGTCCGCCTACCGGTCGGAGGCCGCGGGGTACGCGTCCGTGGCCGCCGTGCTCGCCGAGACGGTGGACGCCGGGCACACCGTCGAGGCCCACCGCCTCGGCGATCGCCGGATCGAACTGTCGGACCGGCGGATCAAGGAGTGGACGGCCTGGGAGCGCTACACGATGTGGCTGCGGTCGGTGCTCTTCCCGGTCGTCAACGTCACCCATGTCACCGTGCTCTCATCGGTCCTGATGCTCGGCGGCGTCTTCGTCCTGCGGGGCTGGATCGACGTCGGCCAGCTGACCACGGGTGCGCTGATCGCGCAGATGCTCGTCGACCCGGTCGGGCTCATGCTGCGCTGGTACGACGAGCTTCAAGTCGCCGAGGTGTCACTGGCCCGGCTGGTCGGGGTCCGGGAGATCGAGCCGGACGACGGTGACGCCGAGGTGTCACCCGACGGGCGCGACGTGCGGGCGGACCGGGTCCACTTCGGCTACCTCGAAGGCGTGGACGTCCTGCGCAAGGTGTCCCTCGACGTCGCTCCGGGCACCCGGCTGGCGCTGGTCGGCCCGTCGGGCGCGGGGAAGTCCACGCTGGGCAGGCTGCTGGCCGGCATCTACGCGCCCCGGGGCGGCCACATCACCCTCGGCGGCGCCGAACTGTCCCGGATGCCCGCCGAGGCGGTCCGCTCCCATGTGGCGCTGGTCAACCAGGAACACCATGTGTTCGTCGGCGCCCTGCGGGACAACCTCCTGCTGGCCCGCACGGACGCCACCGACGCCGAGCTGTGGGCAGCCCTGGGCGCGGTCGACGCGGACGAGTGGGCGCGGGCGCTCGATGACGGCCTCGACACCGAGGTCGGCTCGGGCGGGGCGGTGCTCACGCCGGCGCAGGCCCAGCAGATCGCGCTGGCCCGCCTGGTGCTGGCCGACCCGCACACGCTCGTCCTGGACGAGGCCACCTCCCTGCTCGACCCACGCGCGGCACGCCACCTGGAGCGGTCCCTCGGCCGGGTCCTCGACGGCCGAACCGTCGTCGCCATCGCCCACCGGCTGCACACCGCCCACGACGCCGACGTCATCGCCGTCGTCGAGAACGGCCGGATCAGCGAGCTGGGCAGCCACGACGAGCTGGTCGCCGCGGACGGGGCGTACGCGGCGCTGTGGCGGTCCTGGCACGGGTGAGCCACTGAGCCGCTCGGTTCAGTAGCCGTCACCGCCGGTGCCGTCCTCTTCCGTCGAGGGGACGGCACCGGTGACGGCCCTGCCTTCGGCGTCGGGCACGTACCGGATCCCGTCGATGCCTGCCCCTTCAGGTCGCCCCCGTTCCGGTCCTGGGCGCGCGTGGTCGTCATGCAGATCACGGATGGCCCTCCCGGTACCCACTGCACATGCCGGCTCCTGCTCACCGACGGCTCCACCCGCGACGCCGGCGAGTGGTGGATGCCACCCTCCGGCCGGGCCACCTGGATCGCGTACGGGGACGCGGCAGCCGTCGACCGGGGCGAACTCGACGCCGACGACGGCCGCGTTCGGTCGTCGGCGGATCTGGGCGATTGACCTCGGGCTGTCCCGTCCCAGGGATGGTGTGCGGGCCGATCGCGCGCCCGGGCGGGGTGTCACAAGGGCCGTCCCGCCGAACCCGGCCCTCTCCCTCCCGTGCCGTTGCGCGGTGCCGAAAGGGGGTGGAAGGCTGGATATCGGTACCGGCTCGCGGAGTGCGGCCGGGAACCGCTCGGCTCCGGTCGAGTGCGCCCCGCGCCCCGCGCCCCGGCCGCCCGTCGCCGACCGCGGTCGGAACGGGCCCGTCCCCATCACCTGGAGGTACCCGTGAACAGCGTCGACGGATGGGGAGACGACGTCTACCAGCCCGACGGATCCGAGGTCCAGGACGACGCCGGGTTGCTGGACGCGGAGGACACCCTGGTCGACGACGGTGTCGACGACCCCCTCGACCGGGGCTGGTCTCCTCCGGACAGACCATGGGCGGTGGAGCGCTCCGACGTGACGGCCGCCGAGCGCCTGCACGGCGAGACGCTGGACCAACGGCTCGCCGAGGAGCTGCCGGATCTCACGGAGCCGGACGGGGACGGCATCGGAGACAGCCAGGGCACCGATGGGGAACTCTGGGACAACGAGGTCGGCACCGTCCGCTCCGGCCGTCTGGTGGCCCCCGACGAAGGAGCGCACGAGGACGAGGAGAGCGCGATGATCGCCACAGACGTCGGTATCGACGGCGCCGCGGCCTCGGCCGAGGAGGCCGCCATGCACATCGTCGACGAGGACACCCTGTCCGGCTGACCCGTCGTCCCCCGCGCCGACGATCCCGGTGCCGTACAAGGAGCCGCCATGCAGCAGGACAAGCACCCCGACTACCACCCGGTCGTCTTCCGCGACCGCGCCGCCGGCTACGCCTTCCTGACCCGGTCCACCGCCACGAGCGAGCAGACCATCGAGTGGGACGACGGCGAGACCTACCCGGTCGTGGACGTGGAGATCTCCTCCGAGAGCCATCCCTTCTACACCGGCAAGGCACGGACCGTGGACACCGAGGGCCGCGTCGCCAAGTTCGAGAAGCGGTACGGCAGCACCGGGCACAGCGGCTGACAGCACTGGGCAGGTGAGGCCGGGCCCACGGCAACCTGTGCCCCGCCCTGGCGGCGGCGGGCTCAGATGAAGTTGAGCGCCGCCGCGCAGCCCACGCCCCCGAGCAGCATGAAGGCCGGCATCAGCACCTTCAGCTCGACCCAGCTGCCCGCCCGGAACCGCATGGCCTTCGGCGGGCCGATGGGGTACCAGCGCTTGCGGCCCACCGGGATCGGCCAGAGTATCGGGCAGCCGGAGACGGTCAGCGCGTCCCCGATGTCGTGCACCAGCGCGCCCAGCAGGATCGGCAGGCCCAGCCACAGGTACTCCTGGCCGGGCTCGGTGAACAGCCAGCTCGCGCCGTTGCCCGGCTCGTCCAGGACACCCGCGAGAATCCATGCGCTGGTGGCCGCGAGCAGCCACACCAGGACATCGGCGCTGGAGCCTCGCGTCGCCCGCCACAGCAGGCCTTCGATGGCCAGCACTATGTGCGCGAACAAAATCGCCAGCACCGCCCAGCGCCCCCCGGTGATCGCCAGGACCGAGGCGCCCGCGCCGATCAGGACGGCCCACAGCCAGGTGTGGGTGAGCGTGCGGTGCCCGCCGGAGCGGCGCGGGTCGCCCTGCTTCTTCGTGGCCTTGTAGACGGCGTACGACAGCTTGTCGACGATCTCGCACAGCCCGCGCGAGAGCGGTCCGAAGGCCCGCGAGATGGTGGCCGCCTTGTGGTCGAGGTCCGGGGCGAGCGCGGCGCCGGCACAGATCAGGGCGCCCACCAGGAGCACCGGCCACGGCATCGTGTGCCCTGTCGCAGCCGCCGCCGCTCCGACGCCGAGCCAGGCCGCGGCCCCCGACAGTGAGTGTGCTGGTCCCATCATCGCCGTTGCCCGCCCCATTCGTTGTGTGCCGCTGTCCAGTTGACCGGGTGCGCTGACGCTCCGTCGGCGAGACAGCGTAGCGTTCGCGATCTTCGGGCCTGCATCCGATTCCCCTATCGGGCAGGAGGGCAGGCAAGATGGGGGCGTGACCCTCATCGATCAGCTGCCGCCGACCGCCGACCCCGACGCTCTCTATGAGGCCTTCGAGTCGTGGGCCCAGGAGAGCGGCCTCACCCTCTACCCCCACCAGGAGGAGGCGCTGATCGAGGTGGTCTCCGGTGCGAATGTGATCGTGTCGACGCCCACCGGCTCCGGCAAGAGCATGATCGCGGCGGGTGCGCACTTCGCCGCCCTGGCCCGTGACGAGGTCACCTTCTACACAGCCCCGATCAAGGCGCTCGTCTCGGAGAAGTTCTTCGAGCTGTGCAAGCTCTTCGGCACCGAGAACGTCGGCATGCTCACCGGCGACGCGTCCGTCAACGCCGACGCTCCCGTCATCTGCTGCACCGCCGAGGTGCTCGCGTCGATCGCCCTGCGCGACGGCAAGAACGCCGACGTCGGCCAGGTCGTGATGGACGAGTTCCACTTCTACGCGGAGGGCGACCGGGGCTGGGCCTGGCAGATCCCGATCCTCGAACTGCCGCAGGCGCAGTTCGTCCTGATGTCGGCCACGCTCGGCGATGTCTCGATGTTCGAGAAGGACCTCACCCGGCGCACCGGCCGCCCGACCGCGGTGGTCCGCTCGGCGACCCGTCCCGTGCCGCTGTCCTACGAGTACAAATTCACGCCGCTCACCGAGACACTGACCGAGCTGCTGGAGACCAAGCAGGCGCCGGTCTACATCGTGCACTTCACCCAGGCTCAGGCCGTGGAGCGGGCGCAGGCGCTGATGAGCATCAACATGTGCTCGCGCGAGGAGAAGGACCAGATCGCCGAGCTGATCGGCAACTTCCGCTTCACCACCAAGTTCGGCCGCAACCTCTCCCGCTACGTCCGGCACGGCATCGGTGTCCATCACGCCGGCATGCTGCCCAAGTACCGCCGCCTGGTGGAGAAGCTCGCGCAGGCCGGTCTGCTGAAGGTCATCTGCGGCACGGACACGCTCGGCGTGGGCGTCAACGTCCCCATCCGCACCGTGCTGTTCACGGCTCTCACCAAGTACGACGGCAGCCGCGTGCGCACGCTGCGCGCCCGTGAGTTCCACCAGATCGCGGGGCGGGCCGGGCGCGCGGGCTTCGACACGGCGGGCTTCGTCGTGGCGCAGGCGCCCGAGCACGTGGTCGAGAACGAGAAGGCGCTCGCCAAGGCGGGCGACGACCCGAAGAAGCGCCGCAAGGTGGTCCGCAAGAAGGCGCCCGAGGGTTTCGTCGGGTGGACGGAGAACACCTTCGAGAAGCTCATCGCCTCCGATCCGGAGCCGCTGACCTCGCGTTTCCGGGTGACGCACACGATGCTGCTGTCGGTGATCGCCCGGCCCGGCAACGCCTTCGAGGCGATGCGGCACCTCCTGGAGGACAACCACGAGTCGCGCAAGCAGCAGCTCAGGCACATCCGGCGGGCGATCGCCATCTACCGCTCGCTGCTGGACGGCGGCATCGTCGAGAAGCTCGACGAGCCGGACGCCTCGGGCCGCATCGTGCGCCTCACCGTCGATCTCCAGCAGGACTTCGCGCTCAACCAGCCGCTGTCCACGTTCGCCCTGGCCGCGTTCGAGCTGCTGGACCCCGAGTCGCCGTCGTACGCGCTGGACATGGTGTCCGTCGTCGAGTCGACGCTGGACGACCCACGGCAGATCCTCGTCGCCCAGCTGAACAAGGCGAAGGGCGAGGCCGTGGCCGCGATGAAGGCGGACGGTGTCGAGTACGAGGAGCGCATGGAGCGGCTCCAGGACATCTCGTACCCGAAGCCCCTGGAAGAGCTGCTCTTCCACGCCTACGACACCTACCGCAAGAGCCATCCCTGGGTGGGCGACCACCCGCTGTCGCCGAAGTCCGTCATCCGCGACATGTACGAACGGGCCATGTCCTTCACGGAGTTGGTGTCCTTCTACGAGCTGGCCCGCACCGAGGGCATCGTCCTGCGCTACCTCGCCTCCGCCTACAAGGCCCTCGACCACAACATCCCCGACGACCTCAAGTCCGAGGATCTGCAGGACCTGATCGAGTGGCTCGGCGAGATGGTGCGCCAGGTCGACTCCAGCCTGCTGGACGAGTGGGAGCAGCTCGCCAACCCGGAGGAGATGACCGCCGAGGAGGCCCAGGAGAAGGCCGACGAGGTCAAGCCGGTGACTGCGAACGCGCGCGCCTTCCGGGTCCTGGTGCGCAACGCCCTGTTCCGCCGGGTCGAGCTGGCCGCCCTCGACCAGGTCGAGGAGCTGGGCGAGATGGACGCGGAGTCGGGCTGGGACGCGGACACCTGGGGCGAGGCGATGGACAACTACTGGGACGAGTACGACGACCTCGGCACCGGCCCCGACGCCCGCGGCCCCAAGCTGCTCGTCATCAAGGAAGAACCGCAGCACGGCCTGTGGCGCGTGCGCCAGATCTTCGACGACCCGAACGACGATCATGACTGGGGCATCAGCGCGGAGATCGACCTCGCCGCCTCCGACGCTGAAGGCCGTGCGGTCGTCCGTGTCACCGACGTCGGCCAGCTGTGAGCACAGGAGAATCCCACCCATGACGAATCCGGCCGAGAGGCTCGTCGACCTGCTCGACCTGGAGCAGATCGAGGTCAACATCTTCCGGGGCCGCAGCCCGCAGGAGTCTTTGCAACGGGTCTTCGGCGGCCAGGTGGCCGGCCAGGCGCTGGTCGCCGCCGGGCGCACCACGGACGGCGAGCGCCCGGTGCACTCGCTGCACGCGTACTTCCTGCGCCCGGGCCGGCCGGGCGTGCCGATCGTGTACCAGGTCGAGCGGGTCCGGGACGGCCGGTCGTTCACCACCCGTCGGGTCACCGCCGTGCAGCAGGGCCGCACGATCTTCAATCTCACCGCCTCCTTTCACAAGCCTGAGGAAGGTTCCTTCGAGCACCAGCTGCCGCCGGCCCGCAAGGTCCCGGACCCGGAGTCCCTGCCGACGGTGACGCAGCAGGTCCGGGAGCATCTGGGCGCGCTGCCCGAGCAGTTCGAGCGCATGGCCCGGCGTCAGCCCTTCGACATCCGCTATGTGGACCGGCTGCGCTGGACCGCCGAGGAGGTCAAGAACGCCGAGCCGCGCAGCGCCGTGTGGATGCGTGCGGTCGGGCCGCTCGGTGACGACCCGCTCGTGCACACCTGCGCGCTGACCTACGCCAGCGACATGACCCTCCTGGACGCCGTCCGGATCCCGGTCGAACCCCTGTGGGGCCCACGGAACTTCGACATGGCGTCACTGGACCACGCCATGTGGTTCCATCGGCCGTTCCGCGCGGACGAGTGGTTCCTCTACGACCAGGAGTCGCCGATCGCGACGGGCGGACGAGGCCTCGCCCGCGGGCGCATCTACGACGTGGAGGGACGGCTGCTCGTCTCCGTCGTCCAGGAGGGGCTGTTCCGGGCGCTGTAGGTCACTCTCCTCTGCGGCGCAGCCAGCCCAGCAGTCCTCCTCGTGATCGCCTGGGCTCCTCGGTCGGGGCGGGAGTCCGGTGCGGGGCGGCAGGGGGTTCCGGCCGCTTCGCCTTCGGTCGTGGTGCGGGGCGGTACCTGCGCGCCTCGTCCAGCGCCTGGGTCAGGTCCGCCCGGAGCCAGCTGATCTCGTCCGCGTCGTCCGCCGTCATGATCCGCTCGGCGAGGTGCGCGGCGGGTGATCCGGGTGCGCCGTGTGCGGGCGGTGCGGGCCGGAACCTGTTCAGATGCGCCCGCTCATAAGGGTCTGTGACGATCTCCGCGATCTGTACGGGGTCGAGCAGGGCGGCCACTGCACCGGCATGCTGCCAGGGGTCGTCGGCCTGCCGCAGCAGGAATCCCAGGTGACGTCCGCGCCAGTTGCGGGGCCGTAGGTCCAGGCCTGCGTCCAGTTGGTCGCGAAGGCCCTCGGGTGTTCGGCCGTTCAGCAGCTGAGCGTTCTTCTCGTCGGCCGCGAACTGACGTAGTTCTTCGGCCAGATAGAGCCAGACAATCGCTCGGTAGCGGTTGAGATAGAAGGAGACCGGGACCACCAGGCCGAGCCGGGCGAGGCGGGTGAACCTCCCTGCGGTCACCTCCATGATGCGGGCGCCTTCCGTGGCCCCTACCGCCTTGACGGCGCTGAGCAGCCTCTCCTGGAAACCCTCTTCGGCGCGGAGCCGCTCAATCTCCTGCTGGGCCACGCGACGTCCCCCGCCTCCCTCGTCGGGCACGGTCCGGATGCGTCCGAGGTGCACGGCGAGGTCGAACTCGCGCCGTTTCAAACCGAGTTCGCGAGCGGCGCGGCTCGGCGCCCAGGAAAGCCGGTGCGGTTTCGTGATGGTGTCGCCAGACATGTCTCCCCCGTGGAGTCAGCGGCTCACGCCCTGTGCGCTCGCCGTGAAAAAACCGTAGCCGGTCCGGCGGATCTCGTGGCGAGCCTGTGGATAACTCACGGAGGATGGAAAATGCGCAGGTCAGGCGTCTGATGCCGGAGGGTGCTCGGGCTGTCGGGCGTCCACGCCGAGGTGCTCACCGACACGATTGACGAGCAGGGTCATCTCGTAGGCGATCTGGCCGATGTCGGCCTCCGCGCCGCTGAGGACGCACAGACAGCTGCCGCTGCCGGCCGCGGTGACGAACAGGACCGCGTCGTCGAACTCCACCATGGTCTGGCGCACTCTGCCCGCGCCGAAGTGGCGTCCGGAGCCCTTGGCCAGGCTGTGCAGCCCGGAGGAGACGGCGGCGAGGTGTTCCGCGTCCTCGCGTCGTAGGCCCGTACTCGCTCCCGTGACCAGCCCGTCGTTGGACAGGACCAATGCGTGCCGCACCTGTTCGACGCGCTCGGTCAGATCGTCCAGCAGCCAGTCGAGTCCCTGGTTCTGCGCCATGATCCGCTCTCCCCGTGTGATGTCTCCCCCTGGCTGGAGGATCTGCCGGCCACCCTTCCGGACGACCCGGCGTCAGGGCAAGGATGATGGAGGCATGGCACAGAAGATGACCGATGAGGAATGGCGAGCGTTCGTCTCGGACGGCACCCGCACCGGCAAGCTGTCGACCGTCCGGGCAGACGGAAGCCCACATGTGGCGCCGATCTGGTTCGTGCTCGATGGCGACGACGTGGTGTTCAACACCGGCAGCAGGAGTGTGAAAGGGCGCAATCTGGCCCGTGACGGGCGTGTCGCGCTGTGCGTGGACGCCGACCGGCCGCCGTTCGACTACGTGATACTGACCGGTCGCGCCCACATTTCGGAGGATGTCGCGGAGCTGCGTCACTGGGCCGCGCGCATCGGTGCGCGGTACATGGGCGAGGAACGCGCCGAGGAGTTCGGGGACCGCAACGGCGTCCCCGGCGAACTCCTCGTCCGCGTCACGATCGACAAGGTCCTGGCGGAGAAGGGCGTCGCGGACTGAGCCGGACTCCCGTCTCAGCCCACTGAGTCGAGCAGCCGGGCGGTGTGCATACGCCCGGCGTACTCGACGAGTCGGATCAGCACCTCCTTTCCCGAGTCGCGGTCGCGGGCGTCACAGAGCACCACGGGTGTTCCCTGGTCGAGGTCGAGGGCGCGGGAGACGTCATGGGCGCCGTATGCGCGCGCGCCGGCGAAGCAGTTCACGGCCACCACGAACGGGATGTGCCGGTGCTCGAAGTAGTCGACGGCGGGGAAGCAGTCCTCCAGGCGCCGGGTGTCCGCGAGGACCACGGCGCCGAGGGCTCCTTGCGACAACTCGTCCCACAGGAACCAGAAGCGGTCCTGGCCCGGCGTACCGAAGAGGTAGAGGGACAGGCCGGAGCGGATGGTGATGCGTCCGAAGTCCATGGCGACGGTCGTGGTGACCTTCTGATCCACGCCGTCGGTGTCGTCCACCGACTGGCCGACTTCGCTGAGCAGTTCCTCGGTGCGCAGCGGCCTGATCTCGCTGACCGCGCCCACCAGGGTGGTCTTGCCCACGCCGAATCCGCCGGCGACCAGTATCTTCAGCGCCAGAGGGGCGGACTCGCCGTCCTGGGCATCGGAGTTCTCGGAGACCATCGATCACTTCTCTCGGGAGTGCCGGCAACGGTCGACGTGTGACGTCAGCATCATGACAACTGCTGCTTCCTCTTGAGGGATTGGACCGCTATTGGCCGGTTTTCGAACGTTCATCTACAGCGCCCGCAATCCCTCGATCACCTCGCGCAGAATCCGTTCGTCGGGCAGCTGCGCCGGCGGCACCGGGCGGCTGACGGTGACGCAGCCGAGTTCCAGCAGGTTGCCCAGGAGTACGCGCACCACACCCACGGGCAGATCGGCGCCCGCGGCGAGTTCCGCGACCGACTGGGTCTCGGTGCGGCACAGCTCGACGAGCGCGCGGTGTTCCGGCCCGAGCGTGGTGTCGTCGAATCCGGGTGCGCCCGCATCCAGGGTGACGAGGGCGATGAGGTCGAACCGCACTCCGGTGGGGCCGGGTTTGGTACGTCCGCCCGTCATCGCGTACGGGCGGACCAGGGGCCCTGCCTCGTTGTCGTACCACTGGCTGCCCTGCTCCCGCGGGGCGCCCGTCAGGTGATCGGTCATGTGCGCGGACCGCCCTCTCGGTTCATCGGGCGGCGGGCGGCCGCGCGGCGACGCGCGGCGCCGTGTAGAGGTGCTCGCCGACGCGCTTGACCAGCCGCGCCATCTCGTAGGCCACCAGCCCGATGTCGGCGGTGACGGCGGTGAGGACGGCGAGGCAGGAGCCGTCGCCCGCCGCGGCCACGAACAGGAAGCCGTCGTCCATCTCCACCATGGTCTGGCGTACGCCTCCCGCGCCGAAGTGCCGGCCGGCGCCCTTGGCCAGGCTGTGGAAGCCGGAGGCGACCGCGGCGAGGTGCTCGGCGTCCTCACGGCGGAGGTCGGTGGACGCGCCCACGGCCAGTCCGTCGTTGGACAGCACCACGGCGTGCCTGACTTCGCTCACGCGCTGGACCAAGTCGTCCAGCAGCCAGTCGAGTTCGCCCGACCTCCCCCACTGTCGGCTTCGCTCGAGCGGGGGGACCCCCACGTCGGCCCTCATGCTCGGGTCCTGGATCATGCGGGGTCTCCTTCGCTGCTGTGACTGCCCGCCGGGGTTTCTGGAGCGGCACCGCGTCCCGGCTGCCTGCCGCCGCCGCGCGTCCAGCCGTCGCGGTACGCCGCCATGCGGTCCCGCACGAGTTCGGGTGTGCG
This genomic window from Streptomyces sp. DG2A-72 contains:
- a CDS encoding DUF6397 family protein; amino-acid sequence: MSGDTITKPHRLSWAPSRAARELGLKRREFDLAVHLGRIRTVPDEGGGGRRVAQQEIERLRAEEGFQERLLSAVKAVGATEGARIMEVTAGRFTRLARLGLVVPVSFYLNRYRAIVWLYLAEELRQFAADEKNAQLLNGRTPEGLRDQLDAGLDLRPRNWRGRHLGFLLRQADDPWQHAGAVAALLDPVQIAEIVTDPYERAHLNRFRPAPPAHGAPGSPAAHLAERIMTADDADEISWLRADLTQALDEARRYRPAPRPKAKRPEPPAAPHRTPAPTEEPRRSRGGLLGWLRRRGE
- a CDS encoding ATP/GTP-binding protein, with product MVSENSDAQDGESAPLALKILVAGGFGVGKTTLVGAVSEIRPLRTEELLSEVGQSVDDTDGVDQKVTTTVAMDFGRITIRSGLSLYLFGTPGQDRFWFLWDELSQGALGAVVLADTRRLEDCFPAVDYFEHRHIPFVVAVNCFAGARAYGAHDVSRALDLDQGTPVVLCDARDRDSGKEVLIRLVEYAGRMHTARLLDSVG
- a CDS encoding acyl-CoA thioesterase II, which gives rise to MTNPAERLVDLLDLEQIEVNIFRGRSPQESLQRVFGGQVAGQALVAAGRTTDGERPVHSLHAYFLRPGRPGVPIVYQVERVRDGRSFTTRRVTAVQQGRTIFNLTASFHKPEEGSFEHQLPPARKVPDPESLPTVTQQVREHLGALPEQFERMARRQPFDIRYVDRLRWTAEEVKNAEPRSAVWMRAVGPLGDDPLVHTCALTYASDMTLLDAVRIPVEPLWGPRNFDMASLDHAMWFHRPFRADEWFLYDQESPIATGGRGLARGRIYDVEGRLLVSVVQEGLFRAL
- a CDS encoding DEAD/DEAH box helicase, whose amino-acid sequence is MTLIDQLPPTADPDALYEAFESWAQESGLTLYPHQEEALIEVVSGANVIVSTPTGSGKSMIAAGAHFAALARDEVTFYTAPIKALVSEKFFELCKLFGTENVGMLTGDASVNADAPVICCTAEVLASIALRDGKNADVGQVVMDEFHFYAEGDRGWAWQIPILELPQAQFVLMSATLGDVSMFEKDLTRRTGRPTAVVRSATRPVPLSYEYKFTPLTETLTELLETKQAPVYIVHFTQAQAVERAQALMSINMCSREEKDQIAELIGNFRFTTKFGRNLSRYVRHGIGVHHAGMLPKYRRLVEKLAQAGLLKVICGTDTLGVGVNVPIRTVLFTALTKYDGSRVRTLRAREFHQIAGRAGRAGFDTAGFVVAQAPEHVVENEKALAKAGDDPKKRRKVVRKKAPEGFVGWTENTFEKLIASDPEPLTSRFRVTHTMLLSVIARPGNAFEAMRHLLEDNHESRKQQLRHIRRAIAIYRSLLDGGIVEKLDEPDASGRIVRLTVDLQQDFALNQPLSTFALAAFELLDPESPSYALDMVSVVESTLDDPRQILVAQLNKAKGEAVAAMKADGVEYEERMERLQDISYPKPLEELLFHAYDTYRKSHPWVGDHPLSPKSVIRDMYERAMSFTELVSFYELARTEGIVLRYLASAYKALDHNIPDDLKSEDLQDLIEWLGEMVRQVDSSLLDEWEQLANPEEMTAEEAQEKADEVKPVTANARAFRVLVRNALFRRVELAALDQVEELGEMDAESGWDADTWGEAMDNYWDEYDDLGTGPDARGPKLLVIKEEPQHGLWRVRQIFDDPNDDHDWGISAEIDLAASDAEGRAVVRVTDVGQL
- a CDS encoding PPOX class F420-dependent oxidoreductase translates to MAQKMTDEEWRAFVSDGTRTGKLSTVRADGSPHVAPIWFVLDGDDVVFNTGSRSVKGRNLARDGRVALCVDADRPPFDYVILTGRAHISEDVAELRHWAARIGARYMGEERAEEFGDRNGVPGELLVRVTIDKVLAEKGVAD
- a CDS encoding roadblock/LC7 domain-containing protein, whose protein sequence is MAQNQGLDWLLDDLTERVEQVRHALVLSNDGLVTGASTGLRREDAEHLAAVSSGLHSLAKGSGRHFGAGRVRQTMVEFDDAVLFVTAAGSGSCLCVLSGAEADIGQIAYEMTLLVNRVGEHLGVDARQPEHPPASDA
- a CDS encoding DUF742 domain-containing protein, yielding MTDHLTGAPREQGSQWYDNEAGPLVRPYAMTGGRTKPGPTGVRFDLIALVTLDAGAPGFDDTTLGPEHRALVELCRTETQSVAELAAGADLPVGVVRVLLGNLLELGCVTVSRPVPPAQLPDERILREVIEGLRAL